A region from the Peromyscus maniculatus bairdii isolate BWxNUB_F1_BW_parent chromosome 5, HU_Pman_BW_mat_3.1, whole genome shotgun sequence genome encodes:
- the Idi1 gene encoding isopentenyl-diphosphate Delta-isomerase 1 isoform X1, whose protein sequence is MWRGRALARVIGHAVRGRCLKAGLAAKSVEIRGTSALQGASSRSLCVLGQIRHSVTMPEINTSHLDEQQVQLLAEMCILIDENDNKIGADTKKNCHLNENIDKGLLHRAFSVFLFNSENKLLLQQRSDAKITFPGCFTNSCCSHPLSNPGELEENNAIGVKRAAQRRLKAELGIPLEEVDPNEMHYLTRIYYKAQSDGIWGEHEIDYILFLRKNVTLNPDPNEIKSYLYVSKEELKEIMKKAASGEIKLTPWFKIIVDTFLFKWWDNLNHLSQFVDHKKIHRM, encoded by the exons ATGTGGCGCGGACGGGCGCTGGCGCGAGTGATTGGACATGCCGTTAGGGGGCGGTGTCTGAAGGCGGGGCTTGCTGCGAAGAGCGTTGAAATACGGGGCACCTCAGCACTTCAAGGCGCTTCTAGCCGGAGTCTCTG TGTTCTAGGTCAGATCAGACATTCTGTCACAATGCCAGAAATAAATACCAGCCATCTTGATGAACAACaagttcaacttctagcagagATGTGTATTCTTATTGatgaaaatgacaataaaattGGGGCTGACACCAAGAAAAACTGTCACCTGAATGAAAACATTGACAAAG GATTATTACATCGAGCTTTTAGTGTCTTCTTATTTAATAGTGAAAATAAGCTCCTGTTACAGCAGAGATCAGATGCTAAAATTACCTTTCCAG GTTGTTTCACCAATAGTTGCTGTAGTCATCCATTAAGTAATCCAGGTGAGCTTGAAGAAAACAACGCCATTGGTGTAAAACGAGCTGCACAGAGGCGCTTAAAAGCTGAATTGGGAATTCCCTTAGAAGAG GTTGATCCAAATGAGATGCATTATCTAACACGAATTTACTACAAGGCCCAATCTGATGGTATCTGGGGTGAACATGAAATTGATTATATTTTGTTTCTGAGGAAGAATGTAACCTTGAATCCAGATCCCAATGAGATTAAAAGCTATCTCTATGTATCAAAGGAAGAACTCAAAGAAATTATGAAGAAAGCAGCCAGTGGTGAAATTAAGTTAACTCCATGGTTTAAAATTATTGTAGACACTTTTCTCTTTAAATGGTGGGATAACTTAAACCATTTGAGTCAGTTTGTTGACCATAAGAAAATACATAGAATGTGA
- the Idi1 gene encoding isopentenyl-diphosphate Delta-isomerase 1 isoform X2 — MWRGRALARVIGHAVRGRCLKAGLAAKSVEIRGTSALQGASSRSLCVLGQIRHSVTMPEINTSHLDEQQVQLLAEMCILIDENDNKIGADTKKNCHLNENIDKGCFTNSCCSHPLSNPGELEENNAIGVKRAAQRRLKAELGIPLEEVDPNEMHYLTRIYYKAQSDGIWGEHEIDYILFLRKNVTLNPDPNEIKSYLYVSKEELKEIMKKAASGEIKLTPWFKIIVDTFLFKWWDNLNHLSQFVDHKKIHRM, encoded by the exons ATGTGGCGCGGACGGGCGCTGGCGCGAGTGATTGGACATGCCGTTAGGGGGCGGTGTCTGAAGGCGGGGCTTGCTGCGAAGAGCGTTGAAATACGGGGCACCTCAGCACTTCAAGGCGCTTCTAGCCGGAGTCTCTG TGTTCTAGGTCAGATCAGACATTCTGTCACAATGCCAGAAATAAATACCAGCCATCTTGATGAACAACaagttcaacttctagcagagATGTGTATTCTTATTGatgaaaatgacaataaaattGGGGCTGACACCAAGAAAAACTGTCACCTGAATGAAAACATTGACAAAG GTTGTTTCACCAATAGTTGCTGTAGTCATCCATTAAGTAATCCAGGTGAGCTTGAAGAAAACAACGCCATTGGTGTAAAACGAGCTGCACAGAGGCGCTTAAAAGCTGAATTGGGAATTCCCTTAGAAGAG GTTGATCCAAATGAGATGCATTATCTAACACGAATTTACTACAAGGCCCAATCTGATGGTATCTGGGGTGAACATGAAATTGATTATATTTTGTTTCTGAGGAAGAATGTAACCTTGAATCCAGATCCCAATGAGATTAAAAGCTATCTCTATGTATCAAAGGAAGAACTCAAAGAAATTATGAAGAAAGCAGCCAGTGGTGAAATTAAGTTAACTCCATGGTTTAAAATTATTGTAGACACTTTTCTCTTTAAATGGTGGGATAACTTAAACCATTTGAGTCAGTTTGTTGACCATAAGAAAATACATAGAATGTGA